In Pseudoliparis swirei isolate HS2019 ecotype Mariana Trench chromosome 2, NWPU_hadal_v1, whole genome shotgun sequence, the following are encoded in one genomic region:
- the lss gene encoding lanosterol synthase, translating into MTEGTHLRRRGGPYKTEAATDLSRWRLSNVEGRQNWCYVEDQDPPDREQTMLEAHSLGLDTSTFVSVSEAAHTAVDAAVKGMSFYSRLQAEDGHWAGDYGGPLFLLPGLLITCHVAKIPLPEAWRKEMVRYLRSVQLPDGGWGLHIEDKSTVMGTALSYIALRILGLEPDHPDVERARNNLHDKGGAVGIPSWGKFWLAILNVYSWEGMNTLLPEMWLFPTWMPAHPSTLWCHCRQVYLPMSYCYAVRLAAQEDPLVLSLRQELYVQDYATIDWPAQRNNVAACDLYTPHSTLLTVAYTVLNAYEAHHSAALRGKAVKELYEHIQADDRFTKCISIGPISKTINMLVRWYVDGPASPVFQEHVSRIPDYLWLGLDGMKMQGTNGSQLWDTCFAVQAFLEAGAQDDSGLAECLRHAHQFLTITQIPENVPEYQKYYRQMNKGGFPFSTRDCGWIVADCTAEGLKSVMLLQELCPSIGKHVTSERLHDAVNVLLSMRNSDGGFATYETKRGGRLLELLNPSEVFGDIMIDYTYVECTSAVMQALKHFQKAHPEHRAEEISCTLRDGLEHCRKVQRPDGSWEGSWGVCFTYGIWFGLEAFACMGHAYHDGAVCVEVQRACRFLLDRQMADGGWGEDFESCEQRRYVQSGNSQIHNTCWSLLGLMAVRHPDRRAMERGVQLLIDSQLPNGDWPQENISGVFNKSCAISYTSYRNVFTVWTLGRFSALYPDSPLAGKLKL; encoded by the exons ATGACTGAGGGAAC GCACCTGCGGAGGCGAGGGGGGCCGTACAAGACCGAGGCCGCCACAGACCTGAGCCGCTGGAGGCTGAGTAACGTGGAGGGCAGGCAGAACTGGTGCTATGTTGAAGACCAGGACCCCCCCGACAGGGAGCAGACCATGCTGGAAGCCCATTCACTGGGCTTGGACACG AGTAcgtttgtgtctgtctctgaAGCCGCCCACACGGCTGTGGATGCAGCGGTGAAAGGCATGAGCTTCTACAGCCGCCTGCAGGCCGAGGACGGCCACTGGGCGGGGGACTACGGCGGACCTCTCTTCCTGCTCCCGG GCCTCCTGATCACATGCCACGTGGCTAAGATCCCGCTGCCCGAGGCCTGGAGGAAGGAGATGGTGAGGTACCTGCGCTCCGTGCAGCTGCCGGATGGAGGCTGGGGCCT ACACATTGAAGACAAGTCGACCGTCATGGGCACAGCGCTGAGCTACATCGCCTTGAGGATCCTGGGACTCGAGCCCGACCACCCCGACGTGGAGCGAGCCAGGAACAACCTGCACGACAAAG GAGGAGCCGTGGGGATTCCCTCGTGGGGCAAATTCTGGTTGGCCATCTTAAACGTCTACAGCTGGGAGGGAATGAACACATTGCTGCCAGAGATGTG GCTGTTTCCCACGTGGATGCCGGCCCACCCCTCCACCCTGTGGTGTCACTGCCGCCAGGTGTACCTCCCCATGAGCTACTGTTACGCCGTCAGACTGGCGGCACAGGAAGACCCCCTGGTCCTCAGCCTCAGACAG GAGCTGTATGTCCAGGACTACGCCACCATTGACTGGCCAGCTCAGAGGAACAATGTGGCGGCGTGTGATCTGTACACACCTCACAGCACGCTGCTCACCGTCGCCTACA CGGTGTTGAACGCTTACGAAGCCCACCACAGCGCCGCGCTGAGAGGAAAGGCCGTCAAAGAGCTGTACGAACACATCCAGGCCGACGACCGCTTCACCAAATGCATCAGCATCGGACCG ATCTCAAAGACCATCAACATGCTGGTCCGCTGGTATGTGGATGGCCCCGCCTCTCCGGTCTTCCAGGAGCACGTGTCCAGGATCCCGGACTACCTCTG GTTGGGATTAGACGGCATGAAGATGCAG GGGACCAACGGCTCTCAGCTCTGGGACACTTGTTTTGCTGTACAGGCTTTCCTTGAG GCCGGAGCCCAAGACGACTCCGGACTGGCCGAGTGCCTCCGACATGCCCATCAGTTCCTCACCATCACACAG ATACCTGAGAATGTTCCTGAGTACCAGAAGTACTACAGGCAGATGAACAAG ggAGGCTTCCCCTTCAGTACCCGCGACTGTGGCTGGATCGTGGCCGACTGCACGGCGGAGGGCCTGAAGTCCGTGATGCTGCTGCAGGAGCTTTGTCCCTCCATCGGCAAGCACGTCACCTCCGAGCGGCTGCACGACGCCGTCAACGTG TTGCTCAGCATGAGAAATTCTGACGGTGGATTCGCGACGTATGAAACGAAGAGAGGAGGGCGCCTCCTGGAGCTGCTCAACCCATCTGAGGTGTTTG gtgacatcatgatAGATTACACCTATGTGGAGTGTACCTCAGCAGTAATGCAGGCTCTGAAACACTTCCAGAAGGCACACCCTGAACACCGTGCTGAGGAGATAAG CTGCACTCTGAGAGACGGACTGGAGCACTGCAGGAAGGTGCAGAGGCCTGACGGATCCTGGGAAGG GTCCTGGGGAGTGTGCTTCACGTATGGGATCTGGTTTGGCCTGGAAGCCTTCGCCTGTATGGGCCACGCCTACCACGACGG GGCCGTGTGCGTCGAGGTCCAGCGGGCCTGCCGCTTCCTGCTGGACCGGCAGATGGCGGACGGCGGCTGGGGGGAGGACTTTGAGTCGTGCGAGCAGCGGCGCTACGTCCAGAGCGGCAACTCTCAGATCCACAACACCTGCTGGTCCTTGTTAGGGCTCATGGCCGTCAG GCATCCTGACAGGCGGGCCATGGAGAGAGGGGTGCAGCTGCTGATCGACAGCCAGCTGCCCAACGGAGACTGGCCTCAG GAGAATATTTCGGGCGTGTTCAACAAGAGCTGCGCCATCAGCTACACCTCCTACAGGAACGTGTTCACGGTGTGGACGCTCGGACGCTTCTCCGCCCTTTACCCCGACAGCCCGCTGGCCGGGAAGCTCAAGCTGTGA
- the LOC130204461 gene encoding annexin B11-like, whose translation MFGHNQGNQNPPGYPNHPQQMPGGYPQHPPGSAPPMNPQHPQGPYGGQHGPGPGYGPGPGQGHGPGQGYGQGQGQGHGQGHGQEHGHGHGHGQEHDQGHGHGQGPDQGHGQGHDQGHCKGHGQGHGQGHGQGHGHGQGHDQGHGQCQGHCKGHGHGHKHKDGHKHDKCHKKGKDCHGASSSSCSSDSD comes from the exons ATGTTCGGGCACAACCAAG GAAACCAGAACCCTCCTGGTTACCCAAACCACCCTCAGCAGATGCCGGGGGGATACCCTCAACATCCCCCAGGCTCCGCACCGCCAATGAACCCTCAACATCCTCAAGGTCCATACGGGGGCCAACACGGACCCGGACCTGGTTATGGTCCCGGACCAGGCCAGGGGCATGGACCGGGCCAGGGCTACGGACAAGGCCAGGGCCAGGGTCACGGCCAGGGTCACGGACAGGAACATGGCCATGGTCACGGCCACGGACAGGAACACGACCAGGGCCACGGCCACGGCCAGGGTCCCGACCAGGGTCACGGCCAGGGTCACGACCAGGGTCACTGCAAGGGTCACGGCCAGGGTCACGGCCAGGGTCACGGCCAGGGTCACGGCCATGGACAGGGACACGACCAGGGCCACGGACAGTGCCAGGGTCACTGCAAGGGTCACGGCCATGGTCACAAGCATAAGGATGGTCACAAGCATGACAAGTGTCACAAGAAAGGAAAGGACTGTCACGGG gcctccagcagctcctgcagcAGCGACTCCGACTAG
- the LOC130201777 gene encoding uncharacterized protein LOC130201777, with protein MADSVDIVSLFQETLRLLHFLRLFAGYKTCWGTERHEIRTTRDPETLKEALRRPTTEDEPLLNGLGFDLDYNCDAALNDIMPLPALDVIRIASDDEGNRGEAVIAFVGQAMPEGGWGRGGWGRGWWRPQVPFDDDEGEEAISDSEDSGYGSMSEREDEEDDQPFLPPIPFLGAPPPFFPRPEEDSAPSTSGLGSSVKRTREEDGAGPSTKRTREEDFGDVATFRRYWRTDEDSDED; from the exons ATGGCTGACAGTGTGGACATTGTCTCCCTGTTTCAA gaGACTCTGAGGCTTTTGCACTTCTTGAGACTTTTTGCTGGATACAAAACTTGTTGGGGAACCGAACGACAcgagatccggactacgagagaccctgagaccctgaaagaggccctccgacgaccgacaaccgaggacgagcccctgctgaacGGACTGGGCTTTGATTTGGACTATAACTGTGACG CTGCTCTGAACGACATCATGCCGCTGCCTGCGCTGGACGTCATCCGGATCGCCTCAGACGACGAAGGTAATCGAGGTGAGGCTGTGATTGCATTTGTGGGTCAGGCCATGCCTGAGGGTGGTTGGGGTCGCGGTGGTTGGGGTCGCGGTTGGTGGCGTCCCCAGGTCCCATTTGATGAcgacgagggagaggaggccaTCTCGGACAGCGAGGACTCCGGCTACGGCTCCATGTCCGAGAGGgaggacgaagaagatgaccagcccttccttcctcccatccccTTCCTTGGTGCGCCGCCCCCCTTCTTCCCCCGGCCAGAAgaggactccgccccctccacctccgGCCTCGGCTCCTCCGTGAAGAGGACCAGGGAAGAGGACGGCGCGGGACCCTCCaccaagaggaccagagaagaGGACTTCGGGGACGTTGCTACCTTCCGAAGATACTGGCGGACGGACGAGGACAGCGACGAGGATTGA